The proteins below come from a single Salinilacihabitans rarus genomic window:
- a CDS encoding hemolysin family protein, with protein MVDVAFSAARLLVAFFLVFLNGFFVAAEFAFVRIRSTTVETLVEEGRPGATVLQEAVDNLDDYLAVTQLGITISSLGLGWIGEPAVAALIEAALGPVLPESAIHLAAFGIGFGTITFLHVVFGELAPKTIAIQEAERISLLVAAPMKGFYYLFVPGIVVFNGTANYFTRLIGVSPASETEETLSEEEIRMVLSRSGRQGEVDAEEVEMIERVFELDDTTARAVMIPRPDVVSVPADATLSELRAVVAEEGHTRYPVVGEDEEVVGLVDVKDVLLALDSADPSTTADDLAREITVVPETTRVDDLLAQLQDESRQVAAVIDEWGSFEGVVTVEDLVEVIVGDIRDQFDPDDGRTPIETVADGAHAVEGGLPLAAVNETLGTAFESDDVETIGGLVLERLGRVPEAGDRVTVGDHALEVAAVDGSRVTEVVVREGATADLPE; from the coding sequence ATGGTAGACGTCGCGTTCTCCGCGGCCCGGCTACTGGTCGCGTTCTTCCTCGTGTTCCTCAACGGCTTCTTCGTGGCCGCCGAGTTCGCGTTCGTCCGGATCCGGTCGACGACCGTCGAGACGCTCGTCGAGGAGGGACGGCCGGGCGCGACCGTCCTGCAGGAGGCCGTCGACAACCTCGACGACTACCTCGCGGTCACCCAACTCGGCATCACGATCTCCTCGCTGGGCCTTGGCTGGATCGGCGAGCCCGCGGTCGCGGCGCTGATCGAAGCGGCGCTCGGGCCCGTCCTCCCGGAGAGCGCGATCCACCTCGCGGCGTTCGGGATCGGCTTCGGCACCATCACCTTTCTGCACGTCGTCTTCGGCGAACTGGCGCCGAAGACGATCGCCATCCAGGAGGCCGAACGCATCTCGCTGCTGGTCGCCGCGCCGATGAAGGGCTTCTACTACCTGTTCGTCCCCGGCATCGTCGTCTTCAACGGCACGGCCAACTACTTCACCCGGCTGATCGGCGTCTCGCCGGCCTCCGAGACCGAGGAGACCCTCAGCGAGGAGGAGATCCGGATGGTCCTCTCGCGGTCGGGCCGGCAAGGCGAGGTCGACGCCGAAGAGGTGGAGATGATCGAGCGCGTCTTCGAACTCGACGACACGACCGCCCGCGCGGTGATGATCCCCCGGCCCGACGTGGTGAGCGTGCCCGCCGACGCCACGCTGTCGGAACTCCGGGCCGTCGTCGCCGAGGAGGGCCACACCCGCTACCCCGTCGTCGGCGAGGACGAGGAGGTGGTCGGCCTCGTCGACGTCAAGGACGTCCTGCTGGCGCTCGACTCGGCCGACCCGTCGACCACGGCGGACGACCTCGCCCGCGAGATCACCGTCGTCCCGGAGACGACGCGCGTCGACGACCTCCTCGCGCAGTTGCAAGACGAGAGCCGGCAGGTCGCCGCCGTGATCGACGAGTGGGGCTCGTTCGAGGGGGTCGTCACCGTCGAGGACCTCGTCGAGGTGATCGTCGGCGACATCCGCGACCAGTTCGACCCCGACGACGGCCGGACGCCGATCGAGACGGTCGCCGACGGCGCCCACGCCGTCGAGGGGGGCCTCCCGCTCGCGGCGGTCAACGAGACGCTCGGGACCGCGTTCGAGAGCGACGACGTCGAGACGATCGGCGGACTGGTGCTCGAACGGCTGGGTCGCGTCCCCGAAGCCGGCGACCGCGTCACCGTCGGCGACCACGCCCTCGAAGTCGCCGCGGTCGACGGCTCGCGCGTCACCGAGGTCGTCGTCCGCGAGGGCGCGACGGCCGACCTCCCGGAGTGA
- a CDS encoding DUF7501 family protein, which produces MAVNTTTNWSDPGTCPFCGGDLADPGAGFVDHLAESADCESSFGVWRENVAGDLAGEWSG; this is translated from the coding sequence ATGGCAGTGAACACGACCACGAACTGGAGCGACCCCGGGACCTGCCCCTTCTGCGGGGGCGACCTCGCGGATCCCGGCGCCGGCTTCGTCGACCACCTCGCCGAGAGCGCCGACTGCGAGTCGAGTTTCGGCGTCTGGCGGGAGAACGTCGCCGGCGACCTCGCCGGCGAGTGGAGCGGCTGA
- a CDS encoding zinc ribbon domain-containing protein, translating into MSLFRDLGERVERFKRKVEDVAEDEASHVCRDCGELLYAPRDRCPNCGGEDVVPRDAEAT; encoded by the coding sequence ATGAGCCTGTTTCGCGATCTGGGCGAGCGGGTCGAGCGGTTCAAGCGGAAGGTCGAGGACGTAGCCGAAGACGAGGCGAGCCACGTCTGTCGCGACTGCGGCGAACTGCTGTACGCACCCCGGGACCGGTGTCCGAACTGCGGCGGCGAGGACGTGGTCCCCCGCGACGCCGAGGCGACGTAG